gaacagtggacatatttggatttgtttctgtaataccagaaacccTAGGGACAGAtaattttctgcatcatgatttccaattctaagttttcagaggcaattctacagaaagtcaggctcactaactttgtacaaatgcatagcctctgcctaaatgtaagaaaatctaatcttatttcaattctaaataatctttttctagtataaataagagtaaattttcaactttattatagccaaataccaaaactataatatagtttattttgcacgCTTACCTTATAGAATTCCtaaatatactgtctcattcagtgtTTCACatccatgaatatatttatactcccaattgattcacaatattttgataacttatattccataatttcccccgtttagtagcatcataattgtatcattcatatgtgtgtatgtgtgcatatatttctgtgtggaggatgtttaatgggtggaagtttccgcaaataataattaaataactgcatgtatttattgtacacactgtagtgatctgatgtgtgtataaatagtaaaacaatataattaaggtaataaactgttccatcatctcacatagttagcATTTAATTATAgggagaacatttattaatagtgaggtctatggtcttaactaattttaagcatatacattattaataactctaatcatgttgccatacaatagatctccacgatctattcatcttataactaaaagattttaccatTACACATCTCCTAATTTTTTGTGACTCTATACCCTGGAAActactgttgtactctttatatttataaattcaactttttaaaaataattatccatagcagtagttatctttctgggaatggctgattttacttagcataatgcctactacgtccatccatgttgttgagatggcaggatatttatcattttcatggcttagtattAGTATATGGTATGTTTTTGTACAggcattttttaatctattcatcaaagcatgcatttagtttgtttttattttcttggcaaatgtgcataatgctacgatatatatatgggggtgcagaatcttcttgagatactactgattttacatgattatactcataggtagaattagTGAATGATAAGGCAGTTATGTTATCTACatgttttaacaaatctctatgatgacactatccatttacaatcaataacagtctacagggattaatttcctgcacactcttgtcctcacttgtTATGTgtcttgttttggacattagccattttagcAGTTGTTAGGtgataccttatcatagttttcatttgtgtttacatgatgttttggcaatgctgagttactctttgtgtttcctgttgtaaactggtatgttttctttgaaaataatctacataaacttttgcttatatttatgtgggtgatgacattgttttgcatttgaaaaatatgagtttcccaATTATTTGGGGTATttacatattatacaatatatactttgaaaatactttctcccatcctatatgttttcttagttttttcccttgctgtacagaggattttaagtttgatgcagcccaaatttttccaattttgttccaGTGCACTTTGtttcatatcaaaaaaaaaaaaaaaaaaagaagaaaattgcaagtcttatgtcaaggttttcccatatttcttattttctttataatatttttaaagaaatattagagttttatgtattccatttaaatctttgttacatctggagttagtttttggtatcatagaagaaaaaatagtctgctttttttcatttgtttttgggtatccagttttctagcaccaagcattgaagagccatactttctgcattgtgcattgctagtgcctagataaatgttacttgaccttatatgtttcggtttatttctgaggtctccattctcttccattgttatttttgttagatTCATGTGAacattttgctgttttcattactcccaccttaaaatttagtttgaaatcagaaagtgcgatgctggaaccttttttattctttctcattattatatagggctcatcaatggtatttgtgagatcatacaaatattagaagtttttggttaatactgtcaagtaatgtCCCTGGAAatttgatagggagtgcattgaatgtatacattgttttggataatatcattctattcactgatgccatcttcaatttcttttattaatatcttatagtagTCAGGGTAAAgggtttttttaaccactttagttaaatttatttcttagagatctgttttcttgatggtattgtaaatgagtgttttcctttttcattgtctactttattggtgtatagaaaaacaactgctatctgtatgtaaattttacatcctgtgacttaactgagaggctttattacttttaaagctttcttcctttcttctttatggtttttgatctataagataatgtcatctgtaaacagtgttatttttactttttcctttccaatttgagtggatcttgtcatgttcttgccaaaCATTTCTGCTTAGGTGTTGTAGTCACATGATAAAATAGTAGCATTAACAGTAGTTGCACATTATATTATggtggtatgtgtgcatatgaatgattaaatacctttcccagtttttataaactggatttggaaggtaaagatttttttcttttgagtacttacACTAAAGGTATCTCCactgggttttcaatgaagagttgctgtagctaggacacAAGACTttcccttgctctgcagtggagtctgcatctggtgggccagttccaaagggcttgggtggttttcaatcctctcttgtttctgggtaaactggttgccttcagggtttggatgtgtatgacacatactagggcatggttgttcatttcagtctgcatattttagggctaATACCATAAGCATGGGTGGGCGTGGCTCCCAATGAGTACtttggaagagtccctgcaggtcactgtgtggatctatgctctgaaagaactggacatggactatagttcagactgctgtagcagagtcacagttctgctttacagatgatagcaagaccaagttattcaggtctgcctccatggctgcagatagctgtgtctctcccaaagtctctggatgagcagcaccactcccactttgtcacagggaaccatcggtgactctgtgtatccaagatggttgacccatgttgcagtctgtattcaggacaatgggtccttaagtttgtcagctggatcagagcctgaatattctaaatgacccTCCCAGATCTATTGTTCCACTAGAGTTTAACGaccttccatttaagtccccaaattcagataattgtgaTTTTCCATGGATGGCTGCAAAATTTTTGTTGGTCtttgggaaaaagtaaaataaaacaagtgtatccttcccctcccaccatatAGCTGCTTTgctctctttatatattttaaatttttgatctgttctatttcaatttttatgatttttagaatcaaaggttcagaatgacatagcagcatttcaatttctctacattctcaccatacgtatgtatctgcatatgcttttatttatttaaaagttcccAATGTAATGGATGTGATGTGATATActattgtgattttgttttgcatttctctaaagattaacaattttaaaatgctttcaaattatgtttggccattagtatatcttctttgcagaaatgccagatcaatctattgtccatttgttagtcaagttattcatctttgtttttgaattttaatcattgttcatttattcacaatgttaacttctatcaaatatgtgatttgcatctatttttacccatttttcagGAGGCATTTTTAgtccactaagtttttcctttgtgcagaaaatttgaagtgtgatacaatgccatttttcttctcctttttcttgattatctatttgatgttacatctactaaaacagtaCCAGGACCAATATCAGGatgtttctcttatattttctctaagacttttatacatgtatttcttatgttttaatatttaatttatttaagatatattctctatagtgcaagggaaggtaccaacatcatttttttcctctcataaatatttagttttctacCAAATTTAttgaagtgactcttctttttcattgcatggtcattgcaATCTTGAGGAACCTATGTTTGGACATGCACACAaggtttatttctgtgttctgtgttcttttgtttcatctcattgtctttgtgccagtagcacatttttttattcctgctgatttgttttcaaatcacgAAGTGCTATGCCTCCTGTTTGTATatctaaaacagtctggctatttattgttccaagacactttagaatttatttttatatatcttcaaaacaagtatgataggactattatagacattgaattaaatttgtatatcactgtagatagttttgacatcttaacaattttaaaacatctgaccattgagcatgaatgcatttaagagtgtttaattttgacatatttttgtattagccagtttctgtattgcttttgagttctagttccacttcatttttgttaaaaggtatgtttttgtcaaaagttgtatgtttttaggtttcttcaacttgataagacttaagtgtcctaacacCATTTATCATGTATGATGAAACcgtagtgtattctgctgcttttgactgaagagctctgtaaatgtcttttacatcttaCTGGTCTATAATgtttttcccattatctgttttcttatttatcttctgtcaaatttttctattcatcatTGAAAGTGAGGTCTTGCAGTCTGCTGTAACTAGTGTGTTGCTAGGTGTTTCTTGCCACACTTCTGTCCATACTttggttcatattttttaatatatttagaagcactgatatacaatatatatttaaaaatatctatggtACAGTATATACATTACATGTACGTCATCTgtctatgtgtattctgtgccatagatttctcctaaatgactcattttctcattatgaaagtctttgtctcttctgatggtttttgacttaaagtgtatttgcTTTAATTATTGCCACAATATcctcctcttattatttatgtagattttatgtagataatttatgtagatccccctcttattatttatgtagatatttatgtagatttatgtaaatttttactttcaaccaatttgactttttagagctaaaagaaggcttttgtaggtggcatgttatagggttctgtttgtttttattcatacatacatcttattttttcattagaaaggctaaaccatttatatttaatgaaatttcggaaggaagagtttgctgttttttattattcaaaaactgaaattgagaatttgaaaagaattgcatttaatctgtagatcaatttggacatctacacaacattaggtcttcttcccttgaagtagaacgtattcaagagtgtgttttttattttcctatatttgttaatttttctgtgtttcttctattatttattttcagtttcattccattctagttaaaaattaaagtgtgtaaaataacaactttctaatattggttaagacttgtggcagaacaggtagttttttaggaagaacgttttatgagctatcaagaagattgtatattctactattattctgtagagtgtttccaatacaCCTGTTAGGTCTACTCACTCTATAGTGTTGTCaaaccttttgttttcttattaataatttgactagttttcttattattgaaaatGGAATATCAAAGTATCCTATTATTTTCCTGTCCAATTCTTGCTTAAATTctgtcaatgctatttaaaatatacttgaaaaccttgatgtgagataaagatagatatcatatatatgtattattttcataagccctccgtgaatgaccactttttatatttaatgtccttgcctaatataattttaaactccactgctcttagatgctaaatgttttcctgatatatcttgctagATATATCATTCAGATATATTCTGCCAGTTTTAGTCTGTTgttctcaccaggtatgaagtcaagtcactttagatagaatatagttggattttttaaatccctttatttaactgtgtcttctgactcTAAACACTaggacataaatatttacataattttctcaagggaaggacttacaatttctctaatgttaattgttttatttgactttgtcactatcttttctttctttcctttctttctgttctgcattgtgcctcactgattttgagtgacatattttgtttctttgcctggctttctttttttatctctataaacatttcttctgatgttcactgtgagaactatgtaaaatcttttgaacttgcaacttatgttaaatggataactacttaactttggttgcatacaaaaattcttaatctttacctctgccctcacctttatgatattgatgtcaataattatatctctttatattGTATACAAATTAGCACATGGAAAtgatcattgttttattttgcctttcaaattttatagcataattaaatattttgcaccatcatgATGATAATGCAGAATATTATTcttgatatgtgcatattttttcccagagagttatgtagttgtcatgGAAGATAGAAACCAGCCTTTGTAAAGGCTATAAAAAGACAGATGTGTGGACATGTGCCTATAGCttcattctcttttgataggAAATTCAGGACatgggatttttctactaaagcGATAATTCActatcagcatggaggaagggctatgatggataaatgcaacaaagtttccttccccttccatgaGGTTTTTGGTGTTATTCTAATTTGGTTTTCTATGAATAATTAccagttatgatttctaaaagaattatagttgtcagtatatttttaatttcatacatctatgatggaagtaataccatggtattctattgtgcttcattgctaatgtgctttctatagttttatatattcaaattgtgaagtatattcacctgagtctagttagtgagatactttgttattttcatttctttcagaattgtCTTCAAATTGCACCAAAGACCTATTGGtagagcagggcataaaagatccatttcagaaatcaataatgagactatgtggaagctgtggccttgaaaatatacacttaaataGAGATTGGGAGTGTGTGGTTCAGTGTAAGAAGCATAAAGTATGTTCTGAtagtcttacccaatgtttgtctacttgccatagaaaaatctttaaatgctataaatgtataaaagtctttagcaaatcatcaaacctaaatagacacaagacaaAACATACTGGAGATAAAACTTTCAAACTTACTGAATgtggcaaaatttttaatcacagctctaatgtacctggacataggaaatttcatacCACacagaaaccctacaaatgtgaagaatgtggcaaagcctttacccgttgcacacaccttactcgacataaaagaatccatactggtgagaaaccctacaaatgtgaagaatgtggcaaagcctttacctggtgtacaaaccttactctacataaaagaattcacatgggagagaaaccataccaatgtgaagaatgtggaaaagcctttacccagtgcatacaccttactcaacataaaataattcatacaggagagaaaccctacaaatgtgaagaatgtggcaaagcctttaccaggtgcacataccttactgaacataaaagaattcatagtggagagaaaccctacaaatgtgaagaatgtggcaaagcctttaccaggtgcacacaccttactcaacataaaagaatccatactggtgagaaaccctacaaatgtgaagaatgtggcaaagcctttgcctggtgtacaaaacttactctacataaaagaattcatactggagagaaaccctacaaatgtgaagaatgtggcaaagcctttacccggtgcacacaccttactgaacataaaagaattcatacaggagagaaaccctacaaatgtgaggaatgtggcaaagcctttacccagtgctcAACACTTACtacacataaaagaattcatactggaaagaaacactaaaaatgtgtagaatgtagcaaagcaaaaatagacttcactctacataaatgaatccatacaggagagaaaccatacaaatgtgaggaatgtggcaaagcattttcccagtgctcacaccttaatctatatAAAcgaattcatatcagagaaaatttctatgaatgtgaaaatggtggcaaagtctttaataactgttcacatcttattccacatcaaagaaatcatactagataaaagcaagataaatatgagtatgtaagtgctttaccaaagtattagccttaaaatgcataacagtatttaaagtaaaaaataataatgtagacGGGTGACAATATCTTTAGTTATAACAAAAATCtaattggacatgggagaacttacactgaaagaaatgctccaatattttctccaacatttctcaacatcacaaaaattttaagtgatggaaatcttacaaatataatgaatgtgaaaaaatatttatgcaaaagatatatctTAGAGATCAACAAacattgatacttaaaactaccttaataaatttcagaatgcaattaatcaagaatcaagtctaaacatatATCAGAAGACTCACAGTgaaatacactaatgcactaacacattcacacatttctttaaaccagattgttgattatagagaacaacacatttaaaatagttgattttttttatgtcagctttaaaaaagagagagattttgtgagagttataattacatgtaaaatatactctCTTGTCAGGTTTTggtgaaaatataataaagtataatttttttgctatttttgacaagcaaatactgatattattcaactttaaatacagtagatggGATACTTTTATTCTTAGCGTGTATGTAAATGTGTGTGGTTAAtcatagctacatcacatttattagaagtctttctgtattagtaggcattattcatgtacttttccatggaaaattaaaaacactgaaatgtaagacttatgaaatggagaggtactatggagttttattataacaaagagtattttaagtgatgtatgatgtaggtatacagactaatgttcttctcattataatcagaatgaaaaaattacaatattaaaaataacttgttttagcATTGTAccttatgataataaaatagaatgaaatttggaatatttttagactaCATGTAAActgaatttgtttcattaaattaaaaatattttaatgtgtcaaacatgttgtagattgaatgaagtgttattttgcaccaacattaacctatcccatgttactcaaagttggaggtaatggattgtaaaaatgtacttttgggttacacagtacaaagacatcatttgtgatcctttttatcagtggctctactttgaagaataatgtttccaaagcttttattcattacattaataattacatagttactgtaatgcttataataaagatctTGCACTTAGTGAAAAGCCATACATCTCTGAACACagaatgactagttgttacattctatcctacatttatctttcaacatgcaacctgcctggccagtgaaacagaaataagcatattttttatttatattgaatcaaatatactagtacatcatggttaagttgaactatagttgtagtatatttacaaagtaagtaattatgtttgtgttaaTGTGgatttatacttattttgaacagaaaagaagaaacattagacaaaatgggtaatttcaaaagtgttgagaatttactagcaaactagaaacttcaaagattctgaaaggaaatattttgttcactttatgttgaattaattgtttaaaaccctgaATTTTCTGAATTGGAACCTGCCCATGTcaatcccctgttcttacatgcttattactcatgctagacctactatgttattttattatttcaaagttcattaagtattgtttatatgacctgatctgcacttacaacaaggattgttataaaacttaacggtgctcataaaattacctgaagatGTATTTCCACAGTGtagtaatttcattttacttattacattctatatttttattctaatttgggaagcatactGAAAGCTCTTTTTGGTTAcggtttcttttacttttggtcatcgaaCTAATCGATTTATTCACTTTagcaggctactttgttcaggtaaacactaagaaggatatataaattatggagttgtttttatatttaaatagaagaaataagtacaggacagtgttagacATGTAATACACGCTTTATAATTATCAGTCAATATTTAcgtgggagtgagcttgtggctccagagaagagattgaatatgtccagggtaaaaaaaagtcactgattttgTATGAGGACTGAAGGGACctgcagaacaaccaactctcgggatttaaaagtggaaattctgctttcattttcataattatctccagttttttgccattatttttatcTGCATTCCCTGCTACAACTGTATCTATGCCATTCTTCTTTCCACCTgtgcttgggctacaatattctcactggtGTTCTCACCCCTGGCCAGGTCACACagtactttaaaagttctgatgagaagtttagaatttttttaatttcgtgaaaaaaaatttaactagagAGCTTGAGGCCATGTCAACCTTGCCGATCATGACATGGGGACAGCTGAAGAGGACCTATGAAGAAGAATACAGAATGCTGAAGTCAATGTCTGTACCTGTAACATCTGTAAAACTCTTTCTTGCCATGATCTACATAGTGAGCATGGTGGTAAGAATGTCTGATAACCAGACTTATCATTACTCAGACTATATTCCCATTAtacctttaaataaaattgtcaattgGGCTGTCATTTCTAAGTAGTTGGTAATTATTCTAATTGGCTTCCAGTTCCTTATGAT
This sequence is a window from Microcebus murinus isolate Inina chromosome 31, M.murinus_Inina_mat1.0, whole genome shotgun sequence. Protein-coding genes within it:
- the LOC142865678 gene encoding uncharacterized protein LOC142865678, with the protein product MNEFLIHAFTETLKIVVRSNVPGHRKFHTTQKPYKCEECGKAFTRCTHLTRHKRIHTGEKPYKCEECGKAFTWCTNLTLHKRIHMGEKPYQCEECGKAFTQCIHLTQHKIIHTGEKPYKCEECGKAFTRCTYLTEHKRIHSGEKPYKCEECGKAFTRCTHLTQHKRIHTGEKPYKCEECGKAFAWCTKLTLHKRIHTGEKPYKCEECGKAFTRCTHLTEHKRIHTGEKPYKCEECGKAFTQCSTLTTHKRIHTGKKH